In one Pseudarthrobacter sp. NBSH8 genomic region, the following are encoded:
- a CDS encoding DUF501 domain-containing protein codes for MEKNTATAPEKSRQPSAHDLEVLSRQLGRPVRDVVEIPARCVCGNPLVAATAPRLSNGTPFPTTFYLTHPVITSAVSRLEAAGLMNDMNERLNDEEPLAAAYRAAHEDYLGARAAIGERSGIGAVPEIDGISAGGMPTRVKCLHVLVGHSLAAGPGVNPLGDEAIAGISEWWTADRCYCDGAWDTAGEAPSKDLSRHGPQGLPEIVGRPAPVRNTAATDEAGA; via the coding sequence GTGGAAAAAAACACGGCGACTGCGCCGGAGAAGTCCCGCCAGCCATCAGCACATGATCTTGAAGTACTCAGCAGACAGTTGGGACGGCCCGTGCGCGATGTGGTGGAAATCCCGGCGCGCTGCGTCTGCGGCAACCCCCTCGTCGCCGCCACCGCGCCGCGGCTAAGCAACGGCACACCGTTTCCCACCACCTTCTATCTGACGCACCCCGTCATCACCTCCGCGGTTTCCCGGCTGGAAGCCGCCGGACTGATGAACGACATGAACGAACGCCTGAACGACGAGGAGCCGCTTGCTGCCGCCTATCGTGCAGCGCACGAGGACTATCTCGGGGCACGCGCGGCCATAGGTGAGCGTTCCGGCATCGGAGCCGTCCCGGAGATTGACGGCATCTCCGCCGGTGGCATGCCCACCCGGGTCAAATGCCTCCACGTCCTGGTGGGCCACTCACTCGCGGCAGGGCCCGGCGTGAATCCGCTGGGAGATGAGGCCATTGCCGGAATCAGCGAATGGTGGACGGCGGACCGCTGCTATTGCGACGGCGCCTGGGACACCGCAGGGGAGGCCCCGTCAAAGGATCTCAGCCGGCACGGACCCCAGGGCCTGCCGGAAATCGTGGGCCGGCCCGCTCCGGTCCGCAACACCGCAGCCACTGACGAGGCAGGGGCATGA
- a CDS encoding MazG nucleotide pyrophosphohydrolase domain-containing protein — MAALTHASLVEYLLEEAFEVAETIETGAGDAELRGELGDVLLQVVLHARLAEERGTFTFDDVARGLSAKMVRRNPHVFRPDGTLQDSFPASVAEIVRKWDAVKTAERPERTGPFEGIPDALPALAKAQKFLDRAERAGSVVERSGRETPEVETATTEEELGDLLLAVVGSARASGFDAERALRGAIRRQFVAPS, encoded by the coding sequence ATGGCCGCCCTTACACATGCCTCGCTGGTGGAGTACCTCCTGGAGGAGGCTTTCGAGGTTGCCGAGACCATCGAGACCGGCGCGGGTGACGCCGAGCTCCGCGGCGAACTGGGCGATGTGCTGCTTCAGGTGGTGCTGCACGCCCGGCTCGCCGAGGAGCGCGGCACGTTCACGTTCGACGACGTCGCACGCGGGCTGAGTGCCAAAATGGTCCGCCGCAATCCGCATGTCTTCCGGCCCGACGGCACGCTGCAGGACAGTTTCCCTGCCTCGGTGGCGGAGATCGTCCGGAAGTGGGACGCCGTGAAGACCGCGGAACGTCCGGAGCGTACGGGGCCTTTTGAAGGGATCCCGGACGCACTGCCGGCCCTGGCGAAGGCGCAGAAGTTCCTTGACCGGGCCGAGCGGGCCGGATCTGTGGTTGAGCGATCGGGGAGGGAAACCCCGGAAGTGGAGACCGCAACGACGGAGGAGGAGCTCGGCGACCTGCTGCTCGCCGTCGTCGGCTCCGCACGTGCCAGCGGATTCGACGCTGAACGCGCCCTTCGTGGCGCCATCCGGCGGCAGTTCGTGGCACCATCATGA
- a CDS encoding adenosine deaminase, translated as MTEPIVDAAPAIDFDLKSLPKVSLHDHLDGGLRPATIIELAEAVGHRLPSSDPVALGEWFRESADSGSLVRYLETFDHTVAVMQTKEGLIRVAKEFVEDLADDGVVYGEVRWAPEQHLQKGLSLDEVVEAVQEGLEAGVDAVTESGREIQVGQLITAMRHADRGQEIAELAVRHRNKGAVGFDIAGAEDGFLPSRFKDAFTYLAQHNFPATVHAGEAAGLESIQSALVDGRALRLGHGVRIAEDIMVEFDDDDAADDAANDEDNIGLVTLGDLSSWIRDRGIALEICPSSNLQTGAIAGFGEGIESHPLDMLYQLGFNVTINTDNRLMSGVTLTDEFELLVETFDYDLDDLLELTLNAAEASFLPLEEKEALVEYINDAYDNLG; from the coding sequence GTGACTGAGCCTATTGTTGACGCTGCCCCTGCCATCGATTTCGACCTGAAGAGCCTGCCGAAGGTTTCGCTCCACGACCATCTGGACGGTGGTCTCCGACCAGCCACCATCATCGAACTGGCCGAGGCCGTTGGCCACAGGCTGCCCTCCTCCGACCCTGTTGCCCTGGGCGAGTGGTTCCGCGAATCCGCGGACTCCGGCTCACTGGTGCGGTATCTGGAGACGTTCGACCACACAGTCGCCGTGATGCAGACGAAGGAAGGCCTCATCCGCGTCGCCAAGGAATTCGTCGAAGACCTCGCGGACGACGGAGTGGTGTACGGCGAAGTGCGCTGGGCGCCGGAGCAGCACCTCCAAAAGGGCCTGTCCCTGGACGAGGTTGTTGAAGCCGTCCAGGAAGGCCTCGAAGCCGGCGTGGACGCCGTGACCGAGAGCGGCCGCGAAATCCAGGTGGGTCAGCTGATCACAGCTATGCGCCACGCAGACCGCGGCCAGGAAATCGCCGAACTCGCTGTCCGCCACCGCAACAAGGGCGCTGTGGGCTTTGACATTGCCGGAGCCGAAGACGGCTTCCTCCCGTCCAGGTTCAAGGACGCCTTCACCTACCTCGCCCAGCACAATTTCCCCGCGACCGTGCACGCCGGCGAAGCCGCCGGGCTCGAAAGCATCCAGTCCGCCCTCGTTGATGGCCGGGCACTGCGGCTGGGCCATGGCGTCCGGATCGCCGAGGACATCATGGTGGAGTTCGACGACGACGACGCCGCCGATGACGCCGCGAATGACGAGGACAACATCGGCCTGGTCACCCTGGGCGACCTGTCCAGCTGGATCCGCGACCGCGGCATCGCCCTGGAGATATGCCCGTCGTCGAACCTCCAGACCGGAGCGATCGCCGGTTTTGGCGAGGGCATCGAGAGCCACCCGCTGGACATGCTGTACCAGCTGGGCTTTAACGTCACCATCAACACCGATAACCGGCTGATGAGCGGTGTCACCCTGACAGACGAGTTCGAGCTGCTCGTGGAAACCTTCGACTACGACCTCGACGATCTGCTGGAGCTCACGCTTAACGCTGCCGAGGCATCCTTCCTGCCGCTTGAAGAGAAGGAAGCGTTGGTGGAATACATCAACGACGCCTACGACAACCTTGGCTGA
- a CDS encoding DedA family protein, producing the protein MEFINEAVLHAAGQWWIYPVLLVFFFIDGFAMVVPSETLIVALAAFSRHSGEPNLWILGATALIGAMAGDNMAFMLGRRIGLDRWKWMRRPKVQKAFGWARYELEKRGAVLIFTARYIPWGRVAVNYVAGSTGFAHRRFFLLDAFACFTWVGYSIGIGLLASSFPWLHDNPLLSAGIAVVFAIVLGVLIDHLLRWWHKRLARNDAETVDEWLDGGAEGALPAHKAAAPMVAPAPADAEQHGK; encoded by the coding sequence GTGGAGTTTATTAATGAGGCCGTGCTCCATGCAGCGGGCCAATGGTGGATCTACCCGGTCCTTCTTGTGTTCTTCTTCATTGACGGCTTCGCCATGGTGGTTCCCAGCGAGACCCTTATCGTGGCGCTGGCCGCGTTTTCCCGGCACAGCGGTGAACCGAATCTCTGGATCTTGGGCGCGACTGCGCTGATCGGTGCGATGGCCGGTGACAACATGGCCTTTATGCTTGGCCGCAGGATCGGCCTTGACCGCTGGAAGTGGATGCGCCGACCCAAGGTGCAGAAGGCCTTTGGCTGGGCACGGTATGAACTCGAAAAGCGCGGCGCCGTCCTGATTTTCACGGCGCGCTATATTCCTTGGGGCCGGGTGGCGGTTAACTATGTGGCCGGCAGTACCGGTTTTGCGCACCGCCGGTTCTTCCTGTTGGACGCTTTCGCCTGTTTCACCTGGGTGGGGTATTCCATCGGCATCGGGCTGCTGGCCAGCTCCTTCCCGTGGCTTCACGACAACCCGCTGCTCAGCGCAGGCATTGCCGTGGTGTTCGCCATCGTCCTCGGCGTCCTGATCGACCACCTGCTGCGTTGGTGGCATAAGCGTCTGGCGCGCAATGACGCCGAAACCGTGGATGAATGGCTCGACGGCGGGGCGGAAGGCGCCCTGCCGGCGCACAAAGCGGCTGCCCCGATGGTGGCCCCGGCGCCGGCTGATGCGGAGCAACACGGAAAGTAG
- a CDS encoding S8 family serine peptidase: MTRANARFRRAASALLAITLAGASLAAGLTFAPAARADAERDKEYWLGESGITKAWEVSKGAGVKIAVIDSGVDAQHPDLKGAVTGGFDVSGAGSPNGQKSLGVKPEHGTLVATILAGRGHQPAGATASPSPGPAATAGPDGMIGVAPEAEILSVSTWLGSTNPAGKSDQDQIPEAVRWAVDNGAKVINISLGSTTPQWPQSWDAAFLYAEQKDVVIVAAAGNRIGGNLQVGAPATIPGVLTVAGLDRKGMASVDSSSQGISIGVAAPAENLLGGLPGGGYAEWAGTSGAAPIVAGVAALIRSKWPEMSAKQVINRIVSTAKDAGPAGKDPLYGFGVLNAEAALKDSVPEAATNPLGSISDWIRVHRRGNLGAPAPVPTDEVASAVPTLPEPTVPAAEAPSQRDSAVGAAVVIGSGALFLAIIAAAVVQLRRAARNPGTAREEPDTGAFQTVDSGGKT; this comes from the coding sequence ATGACCAGAGCAAACGCACGGTTCCGCCGGGCCGCGTCAGCTCTCCTGGCGATAACCCTTGCCGGCGCCAGCCTGGCCGCCGGACTGACTTTTGCGCCTGCGGCCAGGGCCGACGCTGAACGGGACAAAGAGTACTGGCTTGGCGAATCCGGAATTACGAAGGCCTGGGAGGTTTCCAAGGGTGCCGGTGTGAAAATCGCGGTGATCGACAGCGGTGTGGACGCCCAGCACCCGGACCTGAAGGGCGCCGTCACCGGAGGCTTCGACGTGTCCGGGGCAGGCAGCCCCAACGGCCAGAAAAGCCTGGGCGTAAAGCCTGAACACGGGACGCTGGTCGCCACCATACTGGCGGGCCGCGGACACCAGCCGGCAGGCGCCACCGCATCGCCCAGTCCAGGCCCGGCTGCCACCGCCGGGCCGGACGGCATGATTGGGGTGGCTCCTGAAGCTGAGATCCTGTCCGTCTCAACGTGGCTCGGATCGACCAACCCCGCGGGCAAGAGCGATCAGGACCAGATCCCGGAAGCGGTCCGTTGGGCCGTGGACAACGGGGCCAAAGTCATCAACATTTCGCTGGGCAGCACCACGCCGCAGTGGCCCCAGAGCTGGGATGCTGCCTTCCTCTATGCCGAACAGAAGGATGTGGTCATCGTGGCCGCCGCCGGAAACCGGATAGGCGGCAACCTTCAGGTGGGGGCGCCGGCCACCATCCCCGGCGTCCTCACGGTTGCCGGCCTGGACCGCAAGGGCATGGCGAGCGTCGACTCGTCTTCCCAGGGGATCAGCATCGGCGTGGCGGCCCCGGCTGAAAACCTGCTGGGCGGGCTGCCCGGTGGTGGTTATGCGGAATGGGCGGGAACGTCCGGAGCTGCCCCGATCGTTGCCGGCGTGGCAGCACTCATCCGTTCCAAGTGGCCCGAGATGAGCGCCAAACAGGTCATCAACCGGATCGTCAGCACGGCCAAGGACGCCGGTCCAGCCGGAAAAGACCCGCTGTACGGCTTTGGCGTTCTGAACGCCGAGGCCGCCCTAAAGGACTCCGTACCTGAAGCCGCCACCAACCCGCTCGGTTCCATCTCGGACTGGATCAGGGTACACCGGCGCGGCAACCTGGGTGCGCCGGCGCCGGTGCCCACAGACGAAGTGGCCAGTGCCGTTCCCACCCTGCCCGAGCCGACTGTGCCCGCGGCGGAGGCGCCCTCACAGCGTGACAGTGCCGTTGGCGCCGCCGTCGTGATCGGTTCAGGGGCACTATTTCTGGCGATCATCGCTGCGGCCGTCGTACAGCTGCGCCGGGCGGCCCGAAACCCAGGAACGGCGCGCGAAGAACCGGATACCGGAGCCTTCCAAACCGTTGATTCAGGCGGCAAAACGTAG
- the eno gene encoding phosphopyruvate hydratase: protein MALIDAIHAREILDSRGNPTVEVEVLLSDGQIGRAAVPSGASTGEHEAVELRDGDKGRYLGKGVQKAVDAVIDQIAPALTGFDATDQRSIDQAMIDLDGTPNKAKLGANAILGVSLAVANAAAASADLPLYKYLGGPNAHVLPVPLMNILNGGSHADSDVDIQEFMIVPIGAETFSEGLRWGVEVYHNLKSVLQAKSLSTGLGDEGGFAPNLPSNRAALDLIQEAITNAGYTPGKDIALALDVASSEFFKDGAYQFEGKALSATEMSAYYAELVADYPLVSIEDPLDENDWDGWKTLTDSIGDKVQLVGDDLFVTNPAILQRGIDTKTANSLLVKVNQIGSLTETLDAVSLAQRAGYTTITSHRSGETEDTTIADISVATNAGQIKTGAPARSERVAKYNQLLRIEEELDDAARYAGRSAFPRFKG from the coding sequence ATGGCGCTTATCGATGCCATCCACGCCCGCGAAATCCTCGATTCCCGCGGAAACCCGACCGTAGAAGTCGAAGTACTGCTTTCCGACGGCCAGATCGGCCGCGCGGCAGTACCCTCCGGTGCCTCCACCGGCGAGCATGAAGCTGTTGAGCTCCGTGACGGAGATAAGGGACGTTACCTCGGCAAGGGTGTCCAGAAGGCCGTTGACGCTGTCATCGACCAGATCGCTCCGGCACTGACCGGCTTCGACGCCACCGACCAGCGCAGCATCGACCAGGCCATGATTGATCTGGACGGCACGCCCAACAAGGCCAAGCTCGGCGCCAACGCCATCCTGGGCGTTTCGCTGGCCGTTGCCAATGCAGCTGCCGCCTCCGCAGACCTGCCGCTGTACAAGTACTTGGGCGGCCCCAACGCGCACGTCCTGCCGGTTCCGCTGATGAACATCCTCAACGGTGGCTCCCACGCCGACTCCGACGTAGACATCCAGGAATTCATGATTGTCCCGATCGGCGCAGAGACCTTCTCCGAGGGCCTCCGCTGGGGCGTTGAGGTTTACCACAACCTCAAGTCCGTCCTGCAGGCAAAGAGCCTGTCCACCGGCCTCGGCGACGAAGGTGGCTTCGCGCCGAACCTGCCGTCCAACCGTGCCGCCCTGGACCTGATCCAGGAAGCCATCACCAACGCCGGCTACACCCCGGGTAAGGACATCGCCTTGGCGCTGGACGTCGCCTCCTCCGAGTTCTTCAAGGACGGCGCCTACCAGTTCGAAGGCAAGGCACTGTCCGCCACCGAGATGAGCGCCTACTACGCCGAGCTCGTGGCAGACTACCCGCTGGTTTCCATCGAGGATCCCCTGGATGAGAACGACTGGGACGGCTGGAAGACCCTCACCGACAGCATCGGTGACAAGGTCCAGCTCGTGGGCGATGACCTCTTCGTCACCAACCCGGCCATCCTGCAGCGCGGCATCGACACCAAGACCGCCAACTCGCTGCTGGTCAAGGTCAACCAGATCGGTTCACTGACCGAAACGCTGGACGCCGTCAGCCTGGCCCAGCGTGCCGGTTACACCACCATCACCTCGCACCGCTCCGGCGAGACCGAGGACACCACCATCGCCGACATCTCGGTGGCCACCAACGCCGGCCAGATCAAGACCGGCGCGCCGGCACGCTCCGAGCGCGTTGCCAAGTACAACCAGCTGCTGCGCATCGAAGAGGAACTCGACGACGCCGCACGCTACGCCGGCCGCAGCGCCTTCCCGCGTTTCAAGGGCTAG
- a CDS encoding septum formation initiator family protein, with amino-acid sequence MATRRPKVPKAASRHQATTDPAAEAGGVIRADFGGTATGAKSGTKGKTGQAFSARTSASDTRLPASKGQGSGHSRNTAGKTPKPDTTHEDTQPVPAKAFSGRMLALAVVVIAITIMLAPTVKIFFDKRAELAALSADIAARQTEQDGLRQQISRWQDPNYVKQQARDRINMVMPGESGYWVFGTDLPAGTSSSLTATAAQDPADLPWVDSLWESIRRAATD; translated from the coding sequence ATGGCTACCCGCCGTCCCAAAGTTCCCAAGGCCGCTTCGAGGCATCAGGCCACAACGGACCCGGCCGCGGAAGCCGGCGGCGTCATCCGCGCCGATTTTGGCGGTACAGCCACCGGCGCAAAGAGCGGGACCAAAGGCAAAACCGGCCAGGCGTTCAGCGCCCGAACGTCCGCATCGGACACCAGGCTCCCGGCCAGTAAAGGGCAGGGGAGCGGACACAGCCGTAACACCGCGGGCAAGACGCCGAAGCCCGACACCACGCACGAGGACACCCAGCCGGTGCCCGCCAAGGCCTTCTCGGGCCGCATGCTGGCACTCGCCGTGGTTGTGATTGCCATCACCATCATGCTGGCGCCCACGGTGAAGATTTTCTTCGACAAACGCGCCGAACTCGCCGCCCTCAGCGCCGATATCGCCGCCCGCCAGACCGAGCAGGACGGCCTGCGGCAGCAGATTTCACGGTGGCAGGATCCGAACTACGTGAAACAGCAGGCCCGCGACCGCATTAACATGGTTATGCCGGGTGAATCCGGCTACTGGGTCTTCGGCACCGATCTGCCGGCCGGAACAAGCAGTAGCCTGACCGCCACAGCAGCACAAGACCCCGCCGACCTGCCGTGGGTGGATTCCCTGTGGGAGTCCATCAGGCGTGCGGCCACAGACTGA
- a CDS encoding DedA family protein, with protein sequence MQAINDFILTAAGQPWVLFLVLACCLIDGFFPPIPSESVVVGLAAVAATADVPNPWLLMAVAALGAFSGDNIAYLIGRRVGTRRWHWMRGPRMQGAFRWAGDELRKRPASLILVARFIPIGRVAVNLTAGVTRYPHRRFAGLTVLSATLWASYSVGIGLFFGQWFENNHLLGAAIAIVCAVGLGILVDLIINRIRGKVPVVERLKDPEA encoded by the coding sequence ATGCAGGCCATCAATGACTTTATCCTCACTGCCGCCGGGCAGCCGTGGGTTCTCTTCCTTGTGCTGGCCTGCTGCCTGATTGACGGGTTTTTCCCGCCGATCCCCAGCGAATCCGTGGTGGTGGGCCTGGCCGCAGTCGCCGCCACCGCGGACGTCCCCAATCCGTGGCTGCTGATGGCCGTCGCGGCCCTGGGCGCCTTCTCAGGCGACAACATCGCCTACCTCATCGGGCGCCGGGTGGGTACCCGGCGCTGGCACTGGATGCGCGGACCGCGTATGCAAGGGGCGTTCCGCTGGGCAGGCGACGAGCTCAGGAAACGGCCGGCGTCGCTGATCCTCGTGGCGCGGTTCATTCCCATCGGCAGGGTTGCTGTCAATCTCACGGCCGGCGTGACCCGCTATCCGCACCGGCGTTTCGCTGGCCTGACGGTGCTTTCCGCCACGCTCTGGGCCTCTTACTCCGTGGGTATCGGGCTGTTCTTCGGCCAGTGGTTTGAAAACAACCATCTGCTCGGCGCGGCCATCGCAATCGTCTGCGCTGTGGGCCTTGGAATCTTGGTGGATCTGATCATTAACCGCATCCGGGGAAAGGTTCCTGTGGTGGAGCGGCTGAAGGATCCGGAAGCCTAG
- a CDS encoding Ppx/GppA phosphatase family protein — protein MTRVAAIDCGTNSLRLLIADIDRSNGTTTLTDVVREMRVVRLGQGVDATGELAPEALERTFAATADYAAMIREHGAESIRFVATSASRDARNRQVFVDGIRDLLGVEPEVISGDEEAALSFAGASSVLPILDGEHVLVVDLGGGSTEFVLGTAGGVTAAKSVDVGCVRLTERHLKNDPPTAEQIAAAEADVDAAITLAGLDVPLERATAVVGVAGSITTITAHALRLPAYSPAAIHGTELSIGSITEAATDLLHMTRGERADLAYMHPGRVDVMGAGGLVWRRILERLNELTAGRIVTATASEHDILDGIALSLQ, from the coding sequence ATGACCCGCGTCGCCGCCATCGACTGCGGCACGAACTCGCTCCGCCTGCTCATCGCCGACATCGACCGCAGCAACGGCACAACGACGCTCACCGACGTTGTCCGGGAAATGCGGGTTGTCCGGCTGGGCCAGGGCGTGGACGCCACCGGCGAACTCGCCCCTGAAGCGTTGGAGCGAACCTTCGCGGCCACCGCGGATTACGCCGCAATGATCCGCGAACACGGTGCGGAGTCCATCCGTTTTGTAGCAACGTCGGCCAGCCGGGACGCGCGCAACCGCCAGGTTTTTGTCGACGGGATCCGGGACCTGCTGGGCGTTGAGCCTGAGGTCATCTCGGGTGATGAAGAAGCTGCCCTGTCCTTCGCCGGGGCCAGCAGCGTCCTGCCCATCCTTGACGGCGAGCACGTGCTGGTAGTTGACCTCGGCGGCGGAAGCACCGAGTTCGTCCTCGGCACCGCCGGCGGAGTCACGGCCGCGAAGTCCGTGGATGTCGGCTGCGTCCGGCTGACCGAACGGCACTTGAAGAACGATCCGCCCACGGCGGAACAGATCGCCGCCGCGGAAGCCGACGTCGACGCCGCCATCACCCTGGCGGGGCTGGACGTTCCCCTGGAACGCGCCACCGCCGTCGTCGGGGTGGCCGGCTCGATCACCACCATCACCGCCCATGCCCTGCGGCTTCCGGCGTATTCGCCGGCGGCCATCCACGGGACGGAACTGTCCATCGGCAGCATTACCGAAGCCGCCACCGACCTCCTGCACATGACCAGGGGAGAACGTGCCGACCTGGCGTACATGCACCCCGGCCGCGTTGACGTTATGGGCGCCGGCGGACTGGTGTGGCGGCGCATCCTCGAGCGGCTGAATGAACTCACCGCCGGCCGGATCGTGACGGCTACGGCCAGCGAACACGATATTCTTGACGGAATTGCCCTGAGCCTCCAGTAA
- a CDS encoding N-acetyltransferase, translated as MTGEKNLQTLLATLKPVLREGEYVYVLWPHGRPLEPGIEAAVREAEGLTVVLPRERADSLGLHYDFVAAWITLEVHSALEAVGLTAAVGKALTDARISCNVLAGFHHDHLLVPVADAPRAVELLAELSAASRHVPRPALLLRNETAADRDKILALTADAFAVSPVTGLLVDGEPEEVEMLRQLFDCEEYLPGFSVVAVIDDEIVGHVISTRGWVGDYGLLGLGPIGVTPRLQRHGIGSALMDDTIARANTAREGGIALLGSTDYYPRFGFVPAASFGVLPPDEAWGDHFQLLPLAVWPGGVHGTFRYAAPLAGECRYSIDRAPQ; from the coding sequence ATGACTGGCGAAAAGAACCTCCAGACCCTGCTGGCAACACTGAAACCGGTACTGCGGGAGGGGGAGTACGTCTACGTCCTGTGGCCGCATGGCAGGCCACTTGAGCCCGGAATCGAAGCTGCCGTGCGCGAGGCCGAGGGCCTGACGGTGGTTCTGCCCCGGGAAAGGGCGGACAGCCTGGGGCTGCACTACGACTTTGTGGCCGCGTGGATCACCCTCGAGGTACACTCCGCGCTGGAAGCTGTTGGCCTGACCGCAGCCGTCGGGAAAGCCCTGACCGACGCCAGGATCAGCTGCAACGTGCTGGCCGGCTTCCACCATGACCACCTGTTGGTGCCGGTGGCGGACGCGCCACGCGCCGTCGAATTACTTGCTGAGCTGTCGGCGGCCAGCAGGCACGTGCCGCGGCCCGCGCTGCTCCTCCGGAACGAGACGGCTGCGGACAGGGACAAGATCCTCGCGTTGACGGCCGATGCCTTCGCGGTCTCCCCGGTCACAGGCCTGCTGGTGGACGGGGAGCCTGAGGAGGTAGAGATGCTCCGCCAGCTCTTCGACTGCGAGGAGTACCTGCCCGGGTTCAGCGTGGTGGCCGTGATCGACGACGAAATAGTCGGCCATGTGATCAGCACGCGCGGGTGGGTGGGCGACTACGGGTTGCTGGGGCTCGGGCCCATCGGGGTGACTCCCAGGCTGCAGCGCCATGGGATCGGCAGCGCCCTCATGGATGACACCATCGCGCGGGCCAACACAGCACGGGAGGGCGGGATTGCGTTGCTGGGCAGCACCGACTACTACCCGCGGTTCGGCTTTGTCCCGGCCGCGTCCTTCGGCGTGCTGCCGCCCGACGAGGCCTGGGGTGACCACTTCCAGCTGCTCCCATTGGCAGTCTGGCCCGGCGGGGTCCACGGGACGTTCCGGTACGCCGCGCCGCTTGCGGGCGAATGTCGGTATAGCATAGACCGGGCGCCCCAGTAG
- a CDS encoding NAD(P)/FAD-dependent oxidoreductase → MATTPELQDRPRVLVVGGGYVGLYVALKLQKKIANAGGIVTLVDPLPYMTYQPFLPEVAGGNIEARHAVVSHRQHLKQTELIQGSVTSIDHANRTAVVAPADGGEHIEIPYFDIVVAAGAITRTFPIKGLADKGIGLKTIEEAVALRNKVLERIEAASTIADPAARAKALTFVVVGGGFAGIECITEMEDLARAAVKNNPRIRQEEVRFVLVEAMGRIMPEVTAPQAEWVVEHLRSRGIEVLLNTSLDSAEGSLKLINLPDKSLAQEFEADTLVWTAGVQANPMIRSSDFPLEPRGRVRVLPDLRIAGDEGIIDNAWAAGDIAAVPDLTGSGLPDGTCVPNAQHALRQAKRLAKNLWASRWDKPLKDYKHKNLGAVAGFGEWKGVANINLVGRIGLKGPLAWLAHRGYHGMAMPTMERKVRVIMGWILAFFMGRDTTQLIDLDNPRGAFVAAATPAPKPAAAAPAPTASMPDASAGAAKPGSAEATSVDPKQSVTADAK, encoded by the coding sequence ATGGCAACCACCCCAGAGCTCCAGGACCGTCCCAGGGTACTCGTCGTCGGCGGCGGATACGTCGGCCTGTACGTAGCACTCAAACTGCAGAAGAAGATCGCGAATGCCGGTGGCATCGTCACCCTCGTGGATCCACTGCCCTACATGACTTATCAGCCCTTCCTGCCCGAAGTGGCCGGCGGCAACATCGAGGCCCGCCACGCAGTGGTCTCGCACCGCCAGCACCTGAAGCAGACTGAACTCATCCAGGGCAGCGTCACCTCGATCGACCACGCCAACCGCACGGCCGTCGTGGCGCCCGCGGATGGCGGAGAACACATCGAGATCCCCTACTTCGACATCGTGGTGGCTGCAGGCGCCATCACCCGCACCTTCCCCATCAAGGGCCTGGCGGATAAGGGCATTGGCCTGAAGACCATCGAAGAGGCTGTGGCCCTTCGCAACAAGGTGTTGGAGCGTATCGAAGCCGCGTCCACCATCGCGGATCCGGCTGCCCGCGCCAAGGCACTGACCTTCGTGGTCGTTGGTGGCGGCTTCGCCGGCATCGAGTGCATCACCGAAATGGAAGACCTGGCCCGCGCCGCGGTCAAGAACAACCCCCGTATCCGTCAGGAAGAAGTGCGCTTCGTCCTGGTTGAAGCCATGGGCCGCATCATGCCCGAGGTCACTGCACCGCAGGCCGAATGGGTTGTGGAGCACCTCCGCAGCCGCGGCATCGAGGTCCTGCTGAACACCTCCCTGGACAGCGCTGAGGGCTCCCTGAAGCTCATCAACCTCCCGGACAAGTCCCTGGCCCAGGAATTCGAAGCCGACACGCTCGTCTGGACTGCCGGCGTGCAGGCCAACCCGATGATCCGCTCCTCCGACTTCCCGCTGGAACCGCGCGGCCGCGTCCGTGTCCTGCCGGACCTCCGCATCGCTGGCGATGAAGGCATCATCGACAACGCCTGGGCCGCCGGTGACATCGCCGCAGTGCCGGACCTCACGGGTAGCGGCCTGCCGGACGGCACCTGCGTCCCGAACGCCCAGCACGCACTGCGCCAGGCCAAGCGCCTCGCCAAGAACCTGTGGGCTTCGCGCTGGGACAAGCCGCTGAAGGACTACAAGCACAAGAACCTGGGTGCTGTGGCTGGTTTCGGCGAGTGGAAGGGTGTTGCGAATATCAACCTCGTGGGCCGCATAGGCCTCAAGGGCCCGCTCGCCTGGCTGGCCCACCGCGGCTACCACGGCATGGCCATGCCCACCATGGAGCGCAAGGTCCGAGTCATCATGGGTTGGATCCTCGCGTTCTTTATGGGCCGCGACACCACCCAGCTGATCGACCTCGATAACCCGCGCGGTGCCTTCGTGGCCGCCGCCACACCGGCTCCCAAGCCGGCTGCTGCTGCGCCTGCTCCGACGGCGAGCATGCCGGACGCATCCGCAGGAGCGGCAAAGCCGGGCTCTGCGGAGGCCACCAGCGTGGACCCCAAACAGTCGGTCACCGCGGACGCCAAGTAA